GGTAGACCCGTGGCGATCGCAGATCCGGCAGCACCGGGATCCGGAGGAGGTCGTGCACGAGTGGCTCGGCCAGCCAGTGCTGCGCCGGCGTGATGGTGACACCGTCGGCGATCTCAATAGCCTGGATGCCATCGGAGATCTCCGCCTTGGCCCGGGCCGCGTGCAGCGGGCCGAGGGTCACAGCGTAGCCAACCCCGGTCGCGATGAGCACCAGCACAATCGTGCGGATCAGCCTGCCCGCCCGGCTCAAGCGTCTGGGGGACTTGCGGCGGCCCGTACTCATCGGCGGGTCACCTTGCCCGGCGGTATCTTGCCGCCGAACAACTGCGTCAGCGTCACGGGGGTGAAGCCGCGGTCCTGGAGACCTGCCATGACATCACTGGCTGCGGTGACCGAATCCCGGTGGGTGTCGTGGAACAAGATGATGTCGCCGGGTTTCGATACCGGCACCGAACGCTGAATCAGCGCGGCGCGGCCAGGCCCCTGCCAATCGTTGGTGTCGATCGACCAGAGGATCGCCGGTTTGCCGATGGCGGCCAGCACGGCATCGTTGACCGCACCGTACGGTGGGCGGAAGAAGGTGACGGGTTCACCCGTGATTCCCGCGATGAGATCGGCGCAGCCAACGACTTCGGCGCGGTCCTTGTCGGGCCCGACCTTGGTGAGATCGGGATGGGTCATGGTGTGGCTGCCGATGTCGTGGCCGTCGGCGGCGACGGCCCGCACGATGTCGGTGTTGCCCGTGATGTTCTTGCCCTGCATGAAGAAGGTGGCGCCGGCTTGTGCGGCCAGGAGTGTCTTCAGCAGGTCCTTGGTGTAGGGGCCGGGACCGTCGTCATAGGTCACGGCGACGCAGGTGTGCAATGAGCAGTCGACCGGCAGGCTCGCGTTCCAGGCCGGCAAACCGGCGAAGGGGGTGTTGCGCTGGTTCTCGAGCGCAGCCGCGGCGTCGGTCTGCCATCCGGCGAGCAGGTCCGAATCGGCTTCGATGCTGGTGGCGGCGGTGGTTTGATCGAGACCCAGCCCGGCGAGTTCGGGGGAGGCGATACCGGGCGGAAGGGTGATGGTGGCCGTGCCGTCGTCCCGTTCCCGGACATCGGCGAGAGCCTGCGCCGCCAGTGCCGTCTGCTCGTCCGATGGTGGCGCGATCGGGGCGCTGCTCAGGCCACCGGCCTGGCGACGAAGCTGCTCGACGGTCCTGGTCCACACGTCGGAGGCTGCGTCCGGCTTCCAGAAAGCCGCCGCATCGGTCACGGTGCCGCCGGCGACGTCGGCATACAGCGTCGTCTTCTGATCGGCGGTCACAGTGCCGGCGGTGCCGGTGACCGTGCGCATGGTCACCCCGACGATCGAACCGAAGGCGGCAATGACCTCGCAGGTGATCGCGGTGCCTGTCGCATTGGCGGGACCGGTCGCCGGGTCGGTCAGCACCCGGTCGGCATCCCAGCCGGCGGAACCGGGTAGACAGCCACGATCGGCCAGACCGGAACCCGACGGGAAGGCCTCCGGTGTGAACGAGAGCTGAGCCAGTGGTGCGCGGATCATCGCATCAACGCGCTTGTTGAACTCGCCCGCGCCGGCGATCTGGACATACCGGGCCTGGTATCCGGCGGCATCATTGCGGATCCGCATGCGGATGAACCCCAGGTCGTTCAGCGCTGCGGCCGTATCGGTATCGGATGCAGCCAGCCGCACACCCGCGTGATCGTCCCAGCCCGGTGGCGTCCATCCCTCGACCGCCGGGGGCTCGGAGCAACCGGCGAGCAGCGCTAGTGCGAGGACGCCCACCAATGGGGCTCCCGGGGCACGGCCTGGTCCAGCAGCCCGAGCGCTCATCTGTGATCCCCCGATCTTCCTCAGCCAGCAACGCTGAAGCAGCATCTGACGTGCTTCAGCTTAACAAAGCTGCTTGTCGGGATCTGTTAGCGGGCGGGCGAGTCGCGGCAGTTGCGATCAGAGCCGGGCCCGCAGCACATGCGAGGCGTCACGCACGGTGGTGGGCAGCCGGTAGGCCTGCGTGGTACACAAGACGAACAGGTCGGTGCCGTCGTCTCCGCCGAAGCAGAGGTTCCCCACGTGACCCTCGGCTGAGGGAATGTAGGCGATCTCTTCGCCGCCGGGGCTGTACACGTGGACGCCGCTGAACTCCGCACTCCAGACATTGCCGAGTTCGTCGACTCTGATGCCATCGGCGATGCCGTCCTGGACGAGGACGAAGTCTCGTCCGCCCTTGCACAGGCGTCCGTCGATCACCTTGTAGACGCGAATGGCGTGGGTGCCGTCAGGATTCGGCTCCTCGCTCGGCAGATCGATCGAATTGTCCGAGGAGTACAGCAGCGACTCGTCGGGTGAGAAAGCCAGGCCGTTGGGCATCTCGACATCCATGATCACCGGTTCGCATTCGCAAGTGACCGGATCGAGCCGGAAGACCCAGTGATCGCGGTACTCGAGTCGGCCGGGATGGCCTTCCCTGCCGCGGAAGATGCCGTAGGAAGGGTCGGAGAACCAGATGGTCCCGTCGGACTTCACGATGACATCATTGGGGGAGTTGAACCGGCGGCCGTGCCAGTCGCTGACCAGCGGCGCCGGTTCGTCGCCGCGGTCGACCTCGACCCAGCGGTTGCCGTGCGAGCACTGGATGACCTCGCCCTCCAGGCCTGTGGTGCGTCCGTTGGTGAACTCGACACCTTCGCGGTAGACGCTGACCAGGCCGGTGGCAGCACTCCACTGCAGGATGCGGTTGCCGGGAATGTCGCTGTAGCGCAGAGCCGCCTGCTCCGGGAGCCAGACGGGGCCCTCCGCCCATTCGGCCAGTACCGAGCCATCACCCAGGAGTTCCAATTCGCTACCGGCCAACAGGCCAGTCTTGTCAACGAAACTCATGTGTTTCTCACCTTCGTTCGTCCGGGCACCGCTGTGTGCCGCTAGCGACATCGTATAGCCATCGCCGTGGGCAGGAATCGGGCGGCGGGGCCGCCTCGGGGTAGGCTTTCTCAATCATGGAGAACTCCGGGACCTTCGAGCTGACCAGTTCGTTCACACGCTTCGCCGAGCGCGTTGCCCCCGAAGCGTTGCCTCGGTCCGGCGGCCTGGGTACGGACTTGGCCCCGCACGGCACCACGATCGTTGCCGCGGCCTTCGACGGTGGGGTTGTGATGGCCGGCGATCGCCGGGCCACCATGGGCAACCTGATCGCCCAGCGCGACATCGAGAAGGTCTTCGGTGCCGACGAGTACTCGATCATCGGGATTGCCGGTGTCGCGGGTATCGCGATCGAACTTGTGCGACTGTTCCAGGTGGAGCTGCAGCACTACGAGAAGGTCGAGGGTCTTCCGCTGAGCCTGGACGGCAAGGCGAACCGGCTCGGCGCCCTGGTGCGCGGCAATCTTGACCAGGCGAT
The Brooklawnia propionicigenes DNA segment above includes these coding regions:
- a CDS encoding polysaccharide deacetylase family protein, with product MSARAAGPGRAPGAPLVGVLALALLAGCSEPPAVEGWTPPGWDDHAGVRLAASDTDTAAALNDLGFIRMRIRNDAAGYQARYVQIAGAGEFNKRVDAMIRAPLAQLSFTPEAFPSGSGLADRGCLPGSAGWDADRVLTDPATGPANATGTAITCEVIAAFGSIVGVTMRTVTGTAGTVTADQKTTLYADVAGGTVTDAAAFWKPDAASDVWTRTVEQLRRQAGGLSSAPIAPPSDEQTALAAQALADVRERDDGTATITLPPGIASPELAGLGLDQTTAATSIEADSDLLAGWQTDAAAALENQRNTPFAGLPAWNASLPVDCSLHTCVAVTYDDGPGPYTKDLLKTLLAAQAGATFFMQGKNITGNTDIVRAVAADGHDIGSHTMTHPDLTKVGPDKDRAEVVGCADLIAGITGEPVTFFRPPYGAVNDAVLAAIGKPAILWSIDTNDWQGPGRAALIQRSVPVSKPGDIILFHDTHRDSVTAASDVMAGLQDRGFTPVTLTQLFGGKIPPGKVTRR
- a CDS encoding SMP-30/gluconolactonase/LRE family protein; translation: MSFVDKTGLLAGSELELLGDGSVLAEWAEGPVWLPEQAALRYSDIPGNRILQWSAATGLVSVYREGVEFTNGRTTGLEGEVIQCSHGNRWVEVDRGDEPAPLVSDWHGRRFNSPNDVIVKSDGTIWFSDPSYGIFRGREGHPGRLEYRDHWVFRLDPVTCECEPVIMDVEMPNGLAFSPDESLLYSSDNSIDLPSEEPNPDGTHAIRVYKVIDGRLCKGGRDFVLVQDGIADGIRVDELGNVWSAEFSGVHVYSPGGEEIAYIPSAEGHVGNLCFGGDDGTDLFVLCTTQAYRLPTTVRDASHVLRARL
- the prcB gene encoding proteasome subunit beta; the encoded protein is MENSGTFELTSSFTRFAERVAPEALPRSGGLGTDLAPHGTTIVAAAFDGGVVMAGDRRATMGNLIAQRDIEKVFGADEYSIIGIAGVAGIAIELVRLFQVELQHYEKVEGLPLSLDGKANRLGALVRGNLDQAMAGLAVIPMLAGWDIQRRQGRIFSYDATGGRYEETGFHAIGSGAAFARGSLKKTHRPGLGEDAAIAAAIRSLYDAADDDSATGGPDLARSIFPVVMSASAGGVRQLSSDQVAEITTRVLEML